Proteins encoded in a region of the Trichosurus vulpecula isolate mTriVul1 chromosome 9, mTriVul1.pri, whole genome shotgun sequence genome:
- the LOC118831247 gene encoding 60S acidic ribosomal protein P0-like — MPWEDRATWKSNYFLKIIQLLDDYPKCFIVGADNVGSKQMQQIRMSLRGKAVVLMGKNTMMRKAIRGHLENNPALEKLLPHIQGNVGFVFTKEDLTEIRDILLANKVPAAARAGAIAPCDVAVPAQNTGLGPEKTSFFQALGITTKISRGTIEILSDVQLIKTGDKVGAIKATLLIMLNISPLSFGLIIQQVFDNGSIYNPEVLDIMDETLHLQFLEGVHNVASICLQIGYPTVASVPHSIMNGYKRILAVAVETEYTFPLAEKVKAFLADPSAFAVAAPAAATPAAAAPAAAAPAKVEAKEESEESDEDMGFGLFD; from the coding sequence ATGCCCTGGGAAGACAGGGCTACCTGGAAATCCAATTACTTCCTCAAGATCATCCAACTTTTGGATGATTATCCAAAATGCTTCATTGTGGGAGCAGACAATGTGGGCTCCAAGCAGATGCAGCAGATCCGGATGTCCCTCCGTGGAAAGGCAGTGGTATTGATGGGAAAAAACACCATGATGCGCAAAGCCATTCGTGGGCATCTGGAGAACAACCCTGCCCTGGAGAAACTGCTGCCTCATATTCAGGGGAATGTGGGCTTTGTGTTCACCAAGGAAGATCTGACCGAGATTAGGGATATTCTTCTGGCCAATAAGGTACCAGCTGCTGCCCGTGCCGGTGCCATTGCCCCATGTGATGTCGCTGTGCCAGCCCAGAACACTGGCCTGGGTCCTGAGAAGACTTCCTTCTTCCAGGCTCTGGGTATCACTACCAAGATTTCCAGGGGCACCATTGAAATATTGAGTGATGTGCAGCTGATTAAGACCGGGGACAAAGTGGGTGCCATCAAGGCCACCTTGTTGATAATGCTGAACATCTCCCCGCTCTCCTTTGGGCTGATCATTCAGCAGGTGTTTGACAATGGCAGCATCTACAACCCTGAAGTGCTGGACATCATGGACGAAACTTTGCACCTTCAGTTCTTAGAGGGTGTCCATAACGTTGCCAGCATCTGTCTGCAGATTGGCTACCCAACTGTTGCATCAGTACCCCACTCAATCATGAATGGGTACAAGCGGATCTTGGCTGTAGCTGTGGAGACTGAGTACACCTTCCCACTTGCTGAAAAGGTGAAGGCCTTCCTGGCCGACCCTTCGGCATTTGCAGTGGCTGCCCCTGCAGCCGCCACCCCAGCTGCTGCTGCACCTGCTGCTGCAGCTCCAGCCAAGGTGGAAGCCAAGGAAGAATCAGAGGAATCTGATGAAGATATGGGATTTGGTCTGTTTGATTAG